The sequence below is a genomic window from Microbacterium abyssi.
ACGTACGCACCCGCCTGCAGCACACCGTCCGCTTCGTCTGACCTCGACGCCGGTCGCGGCTCACCCTGAACGCGGCATCACAGCCGCTGACCGCCGATCACCGACAGCAGCTGCAGCTTCTCGTGGCTCTCCGAGCCGGGCACCGCGGTGTAGACCAGCAGCGAGTGCGACTGGTCGGGGTCGATCAGCGTCTGGCATGCGAGTTCGAGCAGGCCGACCTCGGGGTGGATGAAGTGCTTGACCGCGCTCGGCCGTACGCCGACCTCCTGGCGCTCCCAGAGGGTGCGGAACTCCGCGCTCTGCGCCAGCAGCGACTCGGAGAGCTCGACCCCGCGCGAGGAGGGGCCGCGCAATGCGATCGTCTCGCGCAGCCCGGAGACCCACAGGCGCGACAGGTGATCGTGATCCTCCGGCGCGTAGCGCTCGCGCACACCCGGATCGGTGAACCACCGATAGCCGATGCTGCGCTCCGGCCCCTCGAACCCGGTCAGGTCGCCGGTGAGCGCGACTCCGAGCGGGGTCTGTCGAAGAGTCTCACCCCACTCCGTCACGATCTCGGCGGGGGTGTCGTGCAGGCGGTCGATGATGCGCAGGAGTCCGGGACTGATGTGCGCGCTGTGCGCACCTCGAGGAGCCGGGCGATGCCCGGCCAAGCGCACGAGATGGTCACGCTCAGCGATCGACAGGTGAAGGCCCTGTGCGATGGACGCGATCATCTGCTCGGACGGCTGGGGTCCGGTGCCGCGCTCGAGGCGCGCGTAGTAGTCCGTCGACATGTGGCACAGCTGCGCCACCTCCTCGCGCCGCAGTCCGCCGGTGCGCCGCCGGGGCCCGCGTGTGAGCCCGACGTCCTCGGGCTGCAGCGCCTCCCGGCGGTTTCGCAGGAACGCCGCCAGCCCATCCCGGTCGATCGCCATGCACTCCCCTCCCATCGATTCTGAACCAGTTCTACCGCGGTGCGGTCCCGCCAGCCACTGACTGACGAGTCCTGGATAGTCTCCACCCGCGCCGCGAAGGTGGAACTGCACACACGAACATCCACGGCAGAGCAAGAGGGATCAGCCCATGGCATCCACGTCCATCGACATCCGTTTTCCAGACCTGAGCGGAAAGCGAGCAGTCATCACGGGAGGCAGCGACGGCATCGGCCTTCGCATCGCCACCCGTCTCGCCGCAGCCGGCGCCGAGATCGTCCTGCCGGTGCGCAACACCGCCAAGGGCGAGTCAGCGATCGCCGTCATCCAGAAGGCGGCACCGGACGCCCAGGTGTCGCTGCGCACCCTCGAGCTGTCGTCGCTCGATTCGGTGGCGGCCCTCGGCGAGACGATGCGCGCCGAGGGCGCGCCGATCCATTACCTCATCAACAACGCCGGCGTCATGACCCCGCCCGATCGGCAGACCACGAGCGACGGCTTCGAGCTGCAGTTCGGTACGAACCACCTCGCGCACGTCGCTCTCGTCGCACATCTGCTGCCGTTGCTGCGGGCGGGTTCGGCGCGCGTGACCTCACAGGTCAGCATCGCCGCGAACCAGGGCGCGATCAACTGGGACGACCTGCAGTGGCAACGTTCCTACGACGGGATGCGCGCCTACAGCCAGTCGAAGATCGCGTTCGGCCTGTTCGGCCTCGAACTCGATCGCCGCAGTGCGGCATACGACTGGGGCGTCACGAGCAACCTCTCGCACCCCGGCGTCGCGCCGACCAGTCTGCTGTCGGCGCGCCCCGAAGTGGGACGCTCGGCAGACACCCGGCAGGTGCGCCTGATCCGCTGGCTGTCCGCCCGCGGCCTCATCGTCGGCACCCCCGACACCGCCGCCCTGCCCGCCCTCTACGCCGCCACGTCGCCGGATGCCGGGGCACGACGTCTCTATGGGCCCAAGGGCCCCGGGCACCTCGGCGGGGCTCCAGCAGAGCAGAAGCTGTACACGCGGCTCCGCAGCGAGGACGACGCCCGCAGGATGTGGATGGTCTCGCAGGAGCTCACCGAAGCCCGCTTCCCGGAGGAGTAGACCGAAGCTTCGCAGGAGCCGCGGCGGCTAGCATTCAGGAATGGCGAACTCAGACCCGATCGACGACGTATCCATCGGAGGCGACGTCATCCGCCTCGGCCAGTTCCTCAAGTTCTCAGGGCTCCTCGACTCCGGCGGAGACGCCAAGGAGGTCATCATCGACGGCTACGTGAACGTCAACGGCGAGGAGGAGCGCCGCCGCGGACGGCAGCTCCGTGACGGCGACCTCGTCACGTTCGAGAGCCGGACGGTGCGCGTGCGCCCCTGAAGCGTAGGCCGCCCCCTGCCGTCAGTCCTCCCTCAGCGGAACGAAACTGTAGAGCCCGGCATCGTTCCTGCGCTTGACGCGGCCGTCCCGAACATCGGCGACGGTCATCGCTCCGGAGATCGGTGCGACCATGCGCCCGCCGTCGGCGAGCTGCTCGATGAGCTCGTCCGGTACGCGCCCGAAGTCGGCCGAGACCAGGATGCGCTCGAACGGGGCGGATGCCGGGAGGCCGAGCGTCCCCGTGGTGGCCTGCTCGATGCGGGCGTCGATGCCCGCCGCGGAG
It includes:
- a CDS encoding helix-turn-helix transcriptional regulator, giving the protein MAIDRDGLAAFLRNRREALQPEDVGLTRGPRRRTGGLRREEVAQLCHMSTDYYARLERGTGPQPSEQMIASIAQGLHLSIAERDHLVRLAGHRPAPRGAHSAHISPGLLRIIDRLHDTPAEIVTEWGETLRQTPLGVALTGDLTGFEGPERSIGYRWFTDPGVRERYAPEDHDHLSRLWVSGLRETIALRGPSSRGVELSESLLAQSAEFRTLWERQEVGVRPSAVKHFIHPEVGLLELACQTLIDPDQSHSLLVYTAVPGSESHEKLQLLSVIGGQRL
- a CDS encoding SDR family oxidoreductase; its protein translation is MASTSIDIRFPDLSGKRAVITGGSDGIGLRIATRLAAAGAEIVLPVRNTAKGESAIAVIQKAAPDAQVSLRTLELSSLDSVAALGETMRAEGAPIHYLINNAGVMTPPDRQTTSDGFELQFGTNHLAHVALVAHLLPLLRAGSARVTSQVSIAANQGAINWDDLQWQRSYDGMRAYSQSKIAFGLFGLELDRRSAAYDWGVTSNLSHPGVAPTSLLSARPEVGRSADTRQVRLIRWLSARGLIVGTPDTAALPALYAATSPDAGARRLYGPKGPGHLGGAPAEQKLYTRLRSEDDARRMWMVSQELTEARFPEE
- a CDS encoding RNA-binding S4 domain-containing protein, which codes for MANSDPIDDVSIGGDVIRLGQFLKFSGLLDSGGDAKEVIIDGYVNVNGEEERRRGRQLRDGDLVTFESRTVRVRP